A stretch of the Perca flavescens isolate YP-PL-M2 chromosome 10, PFLA_1.0, whole genome shotgun sequence genome encodes the following:
- the LOC114562921 gene encoding ubiquitin-conjugating enzyme E2-17 kDa isoform X2: MALKRITKELTDLSRDPPAQCSAGPVGEDMFHWQATIMGPPDSPYQGGVFFLTIHFPTDYPFKPPKVAFTTRIYHPNINSNGSICLDILRSQWSPALTISKVLLSICSLLCDPNPDDPLVPEIARIYKTDPVKYNKTAQDWTQKYAM, from the exons ATGGCTTTAAAACGAATTACCAAG GAGCTAACCGATCTGTCCCGAGATCCTCCCGCTCAGTGCTCCGCTGGGCCCGTCGGGGAAGACA TGTTTCATTGGCAAGCTACTATTATGGGTCCT CCCGACAGTCCCTATCAAGGCGGTGTATTTTTCCTGACTATTCATTTCCCTACAGATTATCCCTTCAAACCACCCAAG gTCGCCTTCACAACAAGAATTTATCACCCAAATATTAACAGTAACGGCAGCATCTGCTTGGATATTTTGAGATCACAGTGGTCTCCTGCATTAACTATCTCTaaag tccTTTTGTCCATTTGTTCTCTGTTATGTGACCCGAACCCTGATGACCCTCTAGTGCCAGAGATCGCCCGCATCTACAAAACAGATCCTGTTAA GTACAACAAGACTGCTCAGGACTGGACTCAGAAATACGCCATGtga
- the LOC114562921 gene encoding ubiquitin-conjugating enzyme E2-17 kDa isoform X1, protein MALKRITKELTDLSRDPPAQCSAGPVGEDMFHWQATIMGPPDSPYQGGVFFLTIHFPTDYPFKPPKVAFTTRIYHPNINSNGSICLDILRSQWSPALTISKVLLSICSLLCDPNPDDPLVPEIARIYKTDPVKYSRLAREWTEKYAML, encoded by the exons ATGGCTTTAAAACGAATTACCAAG GAGCTAACCGATCTGTCCCGAGATCCTCCCGCTCAGTGCTCCGCTGGGCCCGTCGGGGAAGACA TGTTTCATTGGCAAGCTACTATTATGGGTCCT CCCGACAGTCCCTATCAAGGCGGTGTATTTTTCCTGACTATTCATTTCCCTACAGATTATCCCTTCAAACCACCCAAG gTCGCCTTCACAACAAGAATTTATCACCCAAATATTAACAGTAACGGCAGCATCTGCTTGGATATTTTGAGATCACAGTGGTCTCCTGCATTAACTATCTCTaaag tccTTTTGTCCATTTGTTCTCTGTTATGTGACCCGAACCCTGATGACCCTCTAGTGCCAGAGATCGCCCGCATCTACAAAACAGATCCTGTTAA GTATAGCAGACTAGCCAGGGAGTGGACAGAGAAGTATGCCATGCTGTGA